ACGCCAATTTAACAACGCTAGACTATGGGTTGCCATGGACCGCTGGTTTTTATGCAAGAAGTTCTTAACTTGGCTTATGGATAACAATTTTGATTGGGTTACCAAGGCTAAACGCAACACAGTATTATTTAGGAAAATCTATGACCCTGTTCTAGGTAAGGAGCGCTTTGTCAAACTTAATGCTAAACAATTACTGCAAGAGATTTATCCTAAAATTAGGGTTATTGGCAAAAACTCAGTTCTTAGTATTCCCGACATTTACATCAAAGTGCCTTATGAGACACTGACCCGCAAAGGAAAACCTATTACCAGACAACGATTTTTACTCGTTGCTGCAATTGGGGCCACCTATGAGGAACAGGTGGATGAGAAAACTGTGGTTCTTCCAGAAGAAGAATACCAGGTGGCAACCTTTAAAGGTACGTATCTCCTGCTAAGCAATCGAGCAGATGCACCAGAAGAAGCAGCTAAGGCCTATACTAAACGATGGAAAATTGAAGTTTTTTATCGTACAGCTAAGCAGAACCTAGGATTAACTGCATGTTATGCTCAATCGGAACCAGCTCACTTCGCACATGTGGAACTATTGTTTACGGCGCAAACTCTTCTTTGTTTTGCTACTTGGGAATGCAATAAAGAAGGCGTCGAACAAGCCCCATCCCTCTGCGAAGTGGTAAGGTACTTTTTCAACGCCGGTTGTCGGATCCACTGTCACAATCAGCTGATCCAAGTCTATTTTGACATAGCAACCGAGCGCTTTGCAAGGATTATTGATAAATTTTGGCCAAAATTTTTATCACTAAGGTTATGGAACTGGGATT
This genomic stretch from Desulfitibacter alkalitolerans DSM 16504 harbors:
- a CDS encoding transposase, producing the protein MKKLCKPTFKEKDHGQGAGIPVLKTIWDLFDLSLLFSQTGIRKHSGVPTWLLAFAYICGLVSNASSANQNAKFSADAPFLKQLLSGQLISQSAFSRFLSKPFQWLQFSIGRISRLQERTETRLTDGDIIALDDTKIEHPYGKKIPFLCWLFDSSDKRHVWCINLVSTLAVLKNGLEYPMLWRFWVKKDQDNEKQTKLNLAIEMLKELRQFNNARLWVAMDRWFLCKKFLTWLMDNNFDWVTKAKRNTVLFRKIYDPVLGKERFVKLNAKQLLQEIYPKIRVIGKNSVLSIPDIYIKVPYETLTRKGKPITRQRFLLVAAIGATYEEQVDEKTVVLPEEEYQVATFKGTYLLLSNRADAPEEAAKAYTKRWKIEVFYRTAKQNLGLTACYAQSEPAHFAHVELLFTAQTLLCFATWECNKEGVEQAPSLCEVVRYFFNAGCRIHCHNQLIQVYFDIATERFARIIDKFWPKFLSLRLWNWDYYPGSA